A single Vespula vulgaris chromosome 3, iyVesVulg1.1, whole genome shotgun sequence DNA region contains:
- the LOC127062485 gene encoding F-box-like/WD repeat-containing protein TBL1XR1 isoform X3, producing MSFVHSAYTFGIESHISQSNINGALVPPAALLSILQKGLQYTEAEISIGEDGTEQRMVESLSLIDAVMPDVVASRQNQINQQKQQIKTEVQDTNREEVVTSNNGVGTSDRGGDRNEMEVDEQQQGTGTGANASAVEIPASKATKLRGHESEVFICAWNPTTDLLASGSGDSTARIWDMSDNSQAPNQLILRHCIQKGGAEVPSNKDVTSLDWKCDGTLLATGSYDGYARIWTTEGRLATTLGQHKGPIFALKWNKCGNYILSAGVDKTTIIWDAESGECTQQFSFHCAPALDVDWQTNTSFASCSTDQCIHVCKLNVDKPIKSFQGHTNEVNAIKWDPQGNLLASCSDDMSLKIWSMKQDTWVHDLQAHSKEIYTIKWSPTGPGTHNPNMNLTLASASFDSTVRLWDVERGACIHTLTRHTEPVYSVAFSPDGKFLASGSFDKCVHIWSTQSGLLVHSYKGTGGIFEVCWNSRGDKVGASASDGSVFVLDLRKL from the exons ATGA gTTTTGTGCATTCAGCGTACACTTTTGGTATAGAATCGCATATATCGCAGAGTAACATAAATGGCGCTCTAGTACCACCAGCTGCACTTCTATCTATTCTACAAAAGGGATTACAATATACGGAAGCAGAAATTTCTATTGGCGAAGATGGAACAGAACAGAGAATGGTTgagtctctgtctctcatcgACGCGGTTATGCCGGATGTTGTTGCATCTAGACAAAATCAAATCAATCAACAGAAACAACAGATAAAAACGGAAGTTCAAGATACGAATAGAGAAGAAG TGGTGACATCAAATAATGGCGTAGGAACAAGCGATCGAGGTGGTGatagaaatgaaatggaaGTGGACGAACAGCAGCAAGGTACAGGGACGGGTGCTAATGCTAGTGCTGTCGAAATACCAGCTAGTAAGGCAACCAAATTAAGAGGACACGAGTCTGAAGTTTTTATATGCGCTTGGAATCCTACTACCGATCTTTTGGCCTCTGGTTCTGGAGATAGCACCGCCCGTATTTGGGATATGTCGGACAATTCTCAGGCTCCAAATCAATTGATTCTTCGCCATTGCATCCAAAAAGGTGGTGCGGAAGTACCTAGCAACAAAGATGTTACTTCATTGGATTGGAAG TGCGATGGTACGTTGCTAGCAACTGGAAGTTACGATGGATATGCGCGCATTTGGACGACAGAAGGCAGATTGGCTACTACTTTGGGTCAACACAAAGGTCCAATTTTCGCATTGAAGTGGAACAAATGTGGCAATTACATTTTAAGTGCAGGTGTCGATAAAACAACTATTATTTGGGACGCCGAAAGTGGCGAGTGTACTCAGCAATTCAGTTTTCATTGTGCACCTGCATTAGACGTCGATTGGCAAACTAACACATCATTTGCTAGTTGCTCTACGGATCAATGTATTCATGTATGCAAACTGAATGTAGATAAACCCATAAAGAGCTTCCAAGGTCATACG AACGAAGTCAATGCAATAAAATGGGATCCTCAAGGTAATCTACTAGCTAGTTGTTCGGATGACATGAGTTTGAAGATATGGTCTATGAAGCAGGATACGTGGGTACACGATCTTCAAGCTCAtagtaaagaaatttatacgaTCAAGTGGTCTCCAACTGGTCCAGGGACACACAATCCGAATATGAACTTGACACTTGCTAGTGCATCATTCGATTCTACTGTAAGATTGTGGGATGTAGAAAGAGGAGCTTGTATACATACGCTCACAAGACATACAGAACCAGTGTACAGTGTAGCGTTTAGTCCGGATGGCAAGTTCCTTGCTAGCGGAAGTTTTGACAAATGTGTTCATATTTGGTCTACTCAG AGCGGGTTATTAGTTCACAGTTACAAAGGTACGGGTGGTATATTCGAAG
- the LOC127062485 gene encoding F-box-like/WD repeat-containing protein TBL1XR1 isoform X2 yields the protein MLVLCRPLTMSFSSDEVNFLVYRYLQESGFVHSAYTFGIESHISQSNINGALVPPAALLSILQKGLQYTEAEISIGEDGTEQRMVESLSLIDAVMPDVVASRQNQINQQKQQIKTEVQDTNREEGTSDRGGDRNEMEVDEQQQGTGTGANASAVEIPASKATKLRGHESEVFICAWNPTTDLLASGSGDSTARIWDMSDNSQAPNQLILRHCIQKGGAEVPSNKDVTSLDWKCDGTLLATGSYDGYARIWTTEGRLATTLGQHKGPIFALKWNKCGNYILSAGVDKTTIIWDAESGECTQQFSFHCAPALDVDWQTNTSFASCSTDQCIHVCKLNVDKPIKSFQGHTNEVNAIKWDPQGNLLASCSDDMSLKIWSMKQDTWVHDLQAHSKEIYTIKWSPTGPGTHNPNMNLTLASASFDSTVRLWDVERGACIHTLTRHTEPVYSVAFSPDGKFLASGSFDKCVHIWSTQSGLLVHSYKGTGGIFEVCWNSRGDKVGASASDGSVFVLDLRKL from the exons ATGCTAGTGCTGTGTAGGCCCTTAACGATGAGCTTCTCTAGCGATGAAGTCAACTTTTTAGTCTACCGCTATCTTCAAGAATCCG gTTTTGTGCATTCAGCGTACACTTTTGGTATAGAATCGCATATATCGCAGAGTAACATAAATGGCGCTCTAGTACCACCAGCTGCACTTCTATCTATTCTACAAAAGGGATTACAATATACGGAAGCAGAAATTTCTATTGGCGAAGATGGAACAGAACAGAGAATGGTTgagtctctgtctctcatcgACGCGGTTATGCCGGATGTTGTTGCATCTAGACAAAATCAAATCAATCAACAGAAACAACAGATAAAAACGGAAGTTCAAGATACGAATAGAGAAGAAG GAACAAGCGATCGAGGTGGTGatagaaatgaaatggaaGTGGACGAACAGCAGCAAGGTACAGGGACGGGTGCTAATGCTAGTGCTGTCGAAATACCAGCTAGTAAGGCAACCAAATTAAGAGGACACGAGTCTGAAGTTTTTATATGCGCTTGGAATCCTACTACCGATCTTTTGGCCTCTGGTTCTGGAGATAGCACCGCCCGTATTTGGGATATGTCGGACAATTCTCAGGCTCCAAATCAATTGATTCTTCGCCATTGCATCCAAAAAGGTGGTGCGGAAGTACCTAGCAACAAAGATGTTACTTCATTGGATTGGAAG TGCGATGGTACGTTGCTAGCAACTGGAAGTTACGATGGATATGCGCGCATTTGGACGACAGAAGGCAGATTGGCTACTACTTTGGGTCAACACAAAGGTCCAATTTTCGCATTGAAGTGGAACAAATGTGGCAATTACATTTTAAGTGCAGGTGTCGATAAAACAACTATTATTTGGGACGCCGAAAGTGGCGAGTGTACTCAGCAATTCAGTTTTCATTGTGCACCTGCATTAGACGTCGATTGGCAAACTAACACATCATTTGCTAGTTGCTCTACGGATCAATGTATTCATGTATGCAAACTGAATGTAGATAAACCCATAAAGAGCTTCCAAGGTCATACG AACGAAGTCAATGCAATAAAATGGGATCCTCAAGGTAATCTACTAGCTAGTTGTTCGGATGACATGAGTTTGAAGATATGGTCTATGAAGCAGGATACGTGGGTACACGATCTTCAAGCTCAtagtaaagaaatttatacgaTCAAGTGGTCTCCAACTGGTCCAGGGACACACAATCCGAATATGAACTTGACACTTGCTAGTGCATCATTCGATTCTACTGTAAGATTGTGGGATGTAGAAAGAGGAGCTTGTATACATACGCTCACAAGACATACAGAACCAGTGTACAGTGTAGCGTTTAGTCCGGATGGCAAGTTCCTTGCTAGCGGAAGTTTTGACAAATGTGTTCATATTTGGTCTACTCAG AGCGGGTTATTAGTTCACAGTTACAAAGGTACGGGTGGTATATTCGAAG
- the LOC127062485 gene encoding F-box-like/WD repeat-containing protein TBL1X isoform X4: MVESLSLIDAVMPDVVASRQNQINQQKQQIKTEVQDTNREEVVTSNNGVGTSDRGGDRNEMEVDEQQQGTGTGANASAVEIPASKATKLRGHESEVFICAWNPTTDLLASGSGDSTARIWDMSDNSQAPNQLILRHCIQKGGAEVPSNKDVTSLDWKCDGTLLATGSYDGYARIWTTEGRLATTLGQHKGPIFALKWNKCGNYILSAGVDKTTIIWDAESGECTQQFSFHCAPALDVDWQTNTSFASCSTDQCIHVCKLNVDKPIKSFQGHTNEVNAIKWDPQGNLLASCSDDMSLKIWSMKQDTWVHDLQAHSKEIYTIKWSPTGPGTHNPNMNLTLASASFDSTVRLWDVERGACIHTLTRHTEPVYSVAFSPDGKFLASGSFDKCVHIWSTQSGLLVHSYKGTGGIFEVCWNSRGDKVGASASDGSVFVLDLRKL; the protein is encoded by the exons ATGGTTgagtctctgtctctcatcgACGCGGTTATGCCGGATGTTGTTGCATCTAGACAAAATCAAATCAATCAACAGAAACAACAGATAAAAACGGAAGTTCAAGATACGAATAGAGAAGAAG TGGTGACATCAAATAATGGCGTAGGAACAAGCGATCGAGGTGGTGatagaaatgaaatggaaGTGGACGAACAGCAGCAAGGTACAGGGACGGGTGCTAATGCTAGTGCTGTCGAAATACCAGCTAGTAAGGCAACCAAATTAAGAGGACACGAGTCTGAAGTTTTTATATGCGCTTGGAATCCTACTACCGATCTTTTGGCCTCTGGTTCTGGAGATAGCACCGCCCGTATTTGGGATATGTCGGACAATTCTCAGGCTCCAAATCAATTGATTCTTCGCCATTGCATCCAAAAAGGTGGTGCGGAAGTACCTAGCAACAAAGATGTTACTTCATTGGATTGGAAG TGCGATGGTACGTTGCTAGCAACTGGAAGTTACGATGGATATGCGCGCATTTGGACGACAGAAGGCAGATTGGCTACTACTTTGGGTCAACACAAAGGTCCAATTTTCGCATTGAAGTGGAACAAATGTGGCAATTACATTTTAAGTGCAGGTGTCGATAAAACAACTATTATTTGGGACGCCGAAAGTGGCGAGTGTACTCAGCAATTCAGTTTTCATTGTGCACCTGCATTAGACGTCGATTGGCAAACTAACACATCATTTGCTAGTTGCTCTACGGATCAATGTATTCATGTATGCAAACTGAATGTAGATAAACCCATAAAGAGCTTCCAAGGTCATACG AACGAAGTCAATGCAATAAAATGGGATCCTCAAGGTAATCTACTAGCTAGTTGTTCGGATGACATGAGTTTGAAGATATGGTCTATGAAGCAGGATACGTGGGTACACGATCTTCAAGCTCAtagtaaagaaatttatacgaTCAAGTGGTCTCCAACTGGTCCAGGGACACACAATCCGAATATGAACTTGACACTTGCTAGTGCATCATTCGATTCTACTGTAAGATTGTGGGATGTAGAAAGAGGAGCTTGTATACATACGCTCACAAGACATACAGAACCAGTGTACAGTGTAGCGTTTAGTCCGGATGGCAAGTTCCTTGCTAGCGGAAGTTTTGACAAATGTGTTCATATTTGGTCTACTCAG AGCGGGTTATTAGTTCACAGTTACAAAGGTACGGGTGGTATATTCGAAG
- the LOC127062485 gene encoding F-box-like/WD repeat-containing protein TBL1XR1 isoform X1 produces MLVLCRPLTMSFSSDEVNFLVYRYLQESGFVHSAYTFGIESHISQSNINGALVPPAALLSILQKGLQYTEAEISIGEDGTEQRMVESLSLIDAVMPDVVASRQNQINQQKQQIKTEVQDTNREEVVTSNNGVGTSDRGGDRNEMEVDEQQQGTGTGANASAVEIPASKATKLRGHESEVFICAWNPTTDLLASGSGDSTARIWDMSDNSQAPNQLILRHCIQKGGAEVPSNKDVTSLDWKCDGTLLATGSYDGYARIWTTEGRLATTLGQHKGPIFALKWNKCGNYILSAGVDKTTIIWDAESGECTQQFSFHCAPALDVDWQTNTSFASCSTDQCIHVCKLNVDKPIKSFQGHTNEVNAIKWDPQGNLLASCSDDMSLKIWSMKQDTWVHDLQAHSKEIYTIKWSPTGPGTHNPNMNLTLASASFDSTVRLWDVERGACIHTLTRHTEPVYSVAFSPDGKFLASGSFDKCVHIWSTQSGLLVHSYKGTGGIFEVCWNSRGDKVGASASDGSVFVLDLRKL; encoded by the exons ATGCTAGTGCTGTGTAGGCCCTTAACGATGAGCTTCTCTAGCGATGAAGTCAACTTTTTAGTCTACCGCTATCTTCAAGAATCCG gTTTTGTGCATTCAGCGTACACTTTTGGTATAGAATCGCATATATCGCAGAGTAACATAAATGGCGCTCTAGTACCACCAGCTGCACTTCTATCTATTCTACAAAAGGGATTACAATATACGGAAGCAGAAATTTCTATTGGCGAAGATGGAACAGAACAGAGAATGGTTgagtctctgtctctcatcgACGCGGTTATGCCGGATGTTGTTGCATCTAGACAAAATCAAATCAATCAACAGAAACAACAGATAAAAACGGAAGTTCAAGATACGAATAGAGAAGAAG TGGTGACATCAAATAATGGCGTAGGAACAAGCGATCGAGGTGGTGatagaaatgaaatggaaGTGGACGAACAGCAGCAAGGTACAGGGACGGGTGCTAATGCTAGTGCTGTCGAAATACCAGCTAGTAAGGCAACCAAATTAAGAGGACACGAGTCTGAAGTTTTTATATGCGCTTGGAATCCTACTACCGATCTTTTGGCCTCTGGTTCTGGAGATAGCACCGCCCGTATTTGGGATATGTCGGACAATTCTCAGGCTCCAAATCAATTGATTCTTCGCCATTGCATCCAAAAAGGTGGTGCGGAAGTACCTAGCAACAAAGATGTTACTTCATTGGATTGGAAG TGCGATGGTACGTTGCTAGCAACTGGAAGTTACGATGGATATGCGCGCATTTGGACGACAGAAGGCAGATTGGCTACTACTTTGGGTCAACACAAAGGTCCAATTTTCGCATTGAAGTGGAACAAATGTGGCAATTACATTTTAAGTGCAGGTGTCGATAAAACAACTATTATTTGGGACGCCGAAAGTGGCGAGTGTACTCAGCAATTCAGTTTTCATTGTGCACCTGCATTAGACGTCGATTGGCAAACTAACACATCATTTGCTAGTTGCTCTACGGATCAATGTATTCATGTATGCAAACTGAATGTAGATAAACCCATAAAGAGCTTCCAAGGTCATACG AACGAAGTCAATGCAATAAAATGGGATCCTCAAGGTAATCTACTAGCTAGTTGTTCGGATGACATGAGTTTGAAGATATGGTCTATGAAGCAGGATACGTGGGTACACGATCTTCAAGCTCAtagtaaagaaatttatacgaTCAAGTGGTCTCCAACTGGTCCAGGGACACACAATCCGAATATGAACTTGACACTTGCTAGTGCATCATTCGATTCTACTGTAAGATTGTGGGATGTAGAAAGAGGAGCTTGTATACATACGCTCACAAGACATACAGAACCAGTGTACAGTGTAGCGTTTAGTCCGGATGGCAAGTTCCTTGCTAGCGGAAGTTTTGACAAATGTGTTCATATTTGGTCTACTCAG AGCGGGTTATTAGTTCACAGTTACAAAGGTACGGGTGGTATATTCGAAG
- the LOC127062489 gene encoding uncharacterized protein LOC127062489 yields MTRNNRKRGRTLEEESSEFMPLSKRINNLHINGFSGLQESTAEMESDWGGPNFIPSPNYSEPSQSSPLHDTCGSSQSSYTADYRPDLDATENPFYYESNKLLFSLYMERMQRSDMY; encoded by the exons ATGACACGGAATAACAG GAAACGAGGACGTACTCTGGAGGAAGAATCGAGCGAGTTCATGCCGCTAAGTAAAAGGATCAATAATCTTCATATTAATGGTTTTTCTGGCCTTCAGGAGAGTACAGCCGAAATGGAATCTGATTGGGGAGGTCCtaattttattccttctcCAAATTATTCAGAACCTTCTCAAAGCTCGCCGTTACACGACACTTGCGGTTCTAGCCAAAGTAGTTACACTGCCGATTACAGGCCTGATCTAGATGCGACAGAAAATCCATTTTACTACGAAAgcaataaattattgttttctttgtatatGGAACGTATGCAAAGATCtgatatgtattaa
- the LOC127062182 gene encoding uncharacterized protein LOC127062182, whose protein sequence is MNFTPFPGFTTGSLPTGTVHQFATAKFAQNLTTGGQVVGVLSGGEGGVHYLRPVDPNGFAVAQGGNNQQQQIITLPITVPGKDGTQQQQTVQIQVVNPSVSQSGNSGDQPKYHLAPISLGQFPQGAATVLTVAYSQQGTDGVQIQVQPQNTVATTQTSDQTTQSTSVAVTTTSQQTIQQTVQLPGAPEGLTVVAQIPQDLILREGMEESKEDVKEGTTPVALIKRGSVKNQGNQSNEEFITSMPAGWQSLATPGSTVADYLSRLPASTLPLGLQHFLKFSAETIKREATIESSPLGADGLDASGSMTPGEQAVQITVAGGETIIPDVVEEQEPGTKPKRKKKYKKKPPKPKKPKPGQVSIVTALDGTTLFCCPQCNMAYPEKELLEQHLIGHKIERRFICDICGAGLKRKEHLERHKLGHNPDRPFICSVCMKGFKRKEHLNLHFVIHSGQKTEVCTECGKAFYRKDHLRKHARSHLAKRAKEDPLNTTDTSQNQQQVEQTQQQTEQLQQQSSVPELQQIQIQVGQGSQAQIHQISVSEQSTVVLPTAAETGAMAMLHHQQQQQQQQQQQQQQQQQQQQQQQQQQQQQQQQQQQQQPQQQQPQQQQQHYLFIIIALLLLNEPSVQFLYGDSGILFSVLIISRSRTSSAVVICMVKFAMNFPPFGGHFPGTIPSIHQFATDGSGGAGARYANHFPNQPPIGVPVMGKYRPETNGVQTPQSQVMMNNKANYPNSNVHHYPNVPYSQAQPVQQRPSNSPGMQEKRSYHQQATETINQQDVCNLLQDKDKSKDKKTDEQRNGDTATNGGQQDYTMHQHHQQHAHTQTPATMPATWQSLATPGSTVADYLSHLPASTLPLSLHHFLKYSAESIKKESEMAQTTSVAVATTTTPNIMMSPNNKKKKKKKPPKEKKPRPKPGEIRLTTALDGSTLYCCPECHMAYPERELLEQHLLGHTMERRFVCDICGAGLKRKDHLTRHKQSHNPERPYVCTVCLKAFKRKEQLTLHFVIHSGEKRHVCTECGKGFYRKDHLRKHTRSHIARRVKAELSQNAGTQQNQQQNNVSSMQTTTVSASSVLPGGHPGPLLS, encoded by the exons ATGAATTTCACGCCTTTTCCTGGCTTTACCACAGGCTCGTTGCCGACAGGCACGGTTCATCAATTTGCAACAGCCAAATTCGCACAAAATTTGACCACCGGTGGTCAGGTTGTCGGCGTTTTATCAGGCGGAGAGGGTGGCGTTCATTACTTGAGACCAGTCGATCCTAACGGTTTTGCTGTGGCTCAAGGAGGCAATAATCAACAGCAGCAAATAATTACGCTGCCTATAACTGTACCTGGAAAAGATGGCACGCAACAACAGCAAACTGTTCAAATTCAGGTGGTTAATCCTAGTGTTTCCCAAAGTGGAAACAGCGGGGACCAACCAAAATATCATTTGGCACCAATTTCGTTGGGACAATTCCCTCAAGGTGCAGCAACTGTTCTTACGGTCGCGTATAGTCAACAGGGAACGGATGGTGTTCAGATCCAAGTTCAGCCACAAAATACTGTAGCAACGACGCAAAC GTCGGATCAAACAACACAGAGTACATCGGTCGCGGTAACTACCACGTCGCAACAGACGATTCAGCAAACTGTACAACTTCCGGGAGCACCAGAGGGATTGACCGTGGTTGCACAAATACCACAAGATTTGATCTTAAGAGAAGGAATGGAAGAGTCAAAAGAGGACGTGAAAGAAGGCACGACTCCGGTTGCACTTATTAAAAGAGGAAGTGTGAAAAATCAAGGAAATCAAAGTAATGAAGAGTTCATTACTTCAATGCCTGCGGGTTGGCAAAGTTTGGCAACCCCAGGTTCCACGGTTGCTGATTATCTTTCAAGGCTTCCCGCCAGTACATTGCCACTTGGTTTACAACATTTCCTCAAATTTTCAGCAGaaacgataaagagagaagccACTATAGAATCGAGTCCTTTAGGCGCTGATGGATTGGACGCTTCAGGAAGTATGACACCCGGGGAACAAGCGGTACAGATTACAGTAGCTGGTGGCGAGACTATTATTCCGGACGTTGTCGAGGAACAAGAACCGGGAACAAAacccaaaagaaaaaagaaatacaagaaaaaaccTCCGAAACCAAAAAAGCCAAAACCTGGTCAAGTTAGTATCGTTACTGCTTTGGATGGTACCACGCTATTCTGCTGCCCTCAATGTAATATGGCTTACCCGGAGAAAGAACTTTTAGAACAACATCTCATCGGtcataaaatagaaaggaggTTTATTTGCGATATATGCGGTGCTGGTTTGAAACGTAAAGAACATTTAGAACGACACAAACTTGGTCATAACCCTGACAGACCATTTATTTGTTCCGTTTGCATGAAAGGCTTCAAACGAAAAGAACATCTTAATCTTCACTTTGTTATACACTCGGGACAAAAGACCGAAGTTTGTACCGAGTGTGGAAAGGCCTTCTACAGAAAGGATCATTTAAGAAAACACGCAAGATCGCATCTTGCCAAACGTGCTAAAGAAGATCCATTGAATACGACTGATACTTCGCAAAATCAACAACAAGTAGAACAAACACAGCAACAAACGGAACAATTACAGCAACAATCTTCCGTTCCGGAGCTTCAACAAATTCAAATACAAGTGGGCCAAGGCTCGCAAGCTCAGATACATCAAATTTCTGTCAGCGAGCAATCTACCGTCGTGCTACCAACTGCTGCTGAAACGGGTGCAATGGCGATGCTGCATcatcagcaacagcagcaacaacaacaacagcaacagcagcagcagcagcaacagcaacagcagcagcaacaacaacagcaacaacaacaacagcaacagcagcaacaacagcaacctcaacaacaacaacctcaacaacaacagcagcattA tctttttatcataattgCTTTGCTTTTGTTAAACGAACCATctgtacaatttttatacgGAGATTCTGGAATACTTTTCTCTGTGTTGATTATATCTAGAAGCAGAACCTCCAGTGCTGTTGTAATTTGTATGGTGAAA TTTGCAATGAATTTCCCGCCGTTCGGAGGCCACTTTCCCGGCACTATACCGAGTATCCATCAGTTCGCGACCGACGGCTCCGGTGGTGCAGGCGCGCGTTACGCTAATCATTTTCCCAACCAGCCTCCGATCGGAGTGCCGGTTATGGGAAAGTACCGTCCTGAGACCAACGGCGTACAAACTCCTCAATCTCAAGTGATGATGAACAACAAGGCTAATTATCCAAACAGCAACGTCCACCACTACCCCAATGTGCCATATTCTCAAGCTCAACCGGTGCAACAGAGACCCTCCAATTCTCCTGGAATGCAAGAGAAACGTTCGTATCATCAG CAAGCCACCGAGACTATAAATCAACAGGACGTTTGCAATCTCCTACAGGATAAGGACAAAAGCAAGGATAAGAAGACGGACGAGCAGCGTAACGGGGACACTGCGACCAATGGTGGACAGCAGGACTATACGATGCATCAACATCATCAACAGCACGCCCACACCCAAACGCCTGCCACGATGCCTGCAACCTGGCAGTCCTTGGCAACGCCTGGCTCCACCGTAGCCGATTACCTTAGTCATTTGCCAGCTAGTACTTTGCCGCTTAGCTTACATCATTTTCTCAAGTACTCTGCGGAAAGTATAAAGAAGGAATCGGAAATGGCACAAACAACATCCGTAGCTGTAGCTACCACAACTACGCCTAATATCATGATGTCGccaaataacaagaaaaagaagaagaagaagccaccaaaggaaaagaaaccaCGCCCAAAACCAGGAGAAATTCGATTGACTACAGCTTTAGACGGCTCTACGCTTTACTGCTGTCCCGAGTGTCATATGGCATATCCTGAACGGGAATTACTGGAGCAACATCTGTTGGGTCATACCATGGAACGAAGATTTGTCTGTGACATTTGTGGAGCGGGcttgaaaaggaaagatcatTTGACACGCCACAAGCAAAGTCATAATCCTGAAAGACCTTATGTCTGCACTGTGTGCCTAAAAGctttcaagagaaaagaacaattgACGTTGCACTTTGTAATACATTCTGGCGAGAAACGTCACGTGTGTACAGAATGTGGTAAAGGCTTTTATAGAAAAGATCATTTGCGAAAGCATACTAGGAGTCATATTGCTAGGAGAGTGAAAGCCGAATTAAGTCAGAATGCTG GTACTCAACAGAATCAACAGCAGAACAATGTATCCAGTATGCAAACGACGACCGTGTCAGCATCGTCCGTTCTTCCAGGCGGGCATCCAGGTCCTCTCCTATCCTGA